From a single Shewanella denitrificans OS217 genomic region:
- the flgM gene encoding flagellar biosynthesis anti-sigma factor FlgM, which yields MAIDINKLNTSTTQLRSNRDMAAKASETAAKPSTSNVKTDSVSITSQAQQLQSAQAKMSSIPEVDQKKVAEIKLAISEGRYTVDPEKLAANIASFEAELSELGLDVE from the coding sequence ATGGCAATTGATATTAACAAGCTAAATACAAGCACAACACAGTTAAGATCCAATAGGGATATGGCTGCTAAAGCCTCTGAAACTGCGGCCAAGCCAAGCACCTCGAATGTAAAAACAGACTCAGTGAGTATCACCTCACAAGCTCAGCAACTTCAAAGTGCGCAAGCTAAAATGTCTTCCATACCTGAAGTTGATCAAAAAAAGGTAGCTGAAATCAAATTAGCGATTTCAGAAGGTCGTTATACTGTTGACCCAGAAAAATTGGCAGCCAATATTGCCAGTTTTGAGGCCGAGCTCAGTGAGCTGGGGCTTGATGTCGAGTAA
- a CDS encoding putative sugar O-methyltransferase translates to MWKELVESISNDMDNVDECFRPTHFWRMGAEYLQQDLDTYGITKFRSLPSTLGYFVPTYLFNGMITEPKKYAELASRCQDIVVTPKAKLFMTDFLSGESQARADFRVYLASQSNRAPYTEHFSESKVGEPVEHFEFEGRNYSRSSLNYLLGINFLKQHISDLSVKTVVEIGGGFGSLGEILLSDERNDTFYINVDIPPTCIFSTFYLQSVFGQSHVADYSVLSKQALVIDDLRSKHKAAIMCPWQLPSLEGKIDLFVNFISFQEMEPDIVENYLSEIDRLQSTYILLRNLREGKQLAHDDSQVGVKKAIKSDDYDKFLPDYELLATNVLPFGYQTIDGFHSELRLYRRKQPKLG, encoded by the coding sequence ATGTGGAAAGAGTTAGTCGAGTCTATTTCTAATGATATGGATAATGTTGATGAGTGTTTCCGTCCTACGCACTTTTGGCGAATGGGGGCAGAGTATTTACAACAAGATTTGGATACTTATGGCATCACCAAGTTCAGATCATTACCTAGTACATTAGGTTATTTTGTACCGACATATTTATTCAATGGCATGATCACAGAGCCGAAAAAGTATGCTGAGCTTGCTAGCCGCTGCCAAGATATTGTTGTTACGCCTAAAGCTAAACTCTTTATGACAGATTTTCTTTCTGGTGAAAGTCAAGCCAGGGCAGACTTTAGGGTCTATCTTGCGAGTCAATCAAATCGTGCACCTTACACTGAACACTTTTCGGAATCTAAAGTGGGTGAACCGGTAGAGCATTTTGAATTCGAAGGGCGCAACTACAGCCGATCAAGTTTAAATTATTTGTTAGGGATAAATTTTTTAAAACAGCACATCTCTGATTTATCGGTAAAAACAGTGGTTGAAATTGGTGGTGGTTTTGGTTCATTAGGTGAAATTTTATTAAGTGATGAGCGTAATGACACTTTTTATATTAATGTAGATATTCCTCCTACATGCATATTTTCAACTTTTTATCTTCAGTCCGTTTTTGGCCAGAGTCATGTTGCGGACTATAGTGTGCTATCAAAACAAGCTTTGGTTATTGATGACCTTAGAAGCAAGCATAAAGCCGCCATTATGTGTCCATGGCAATTGCCTAGCTTGGAAGGAAAGATCGATTTATTCGTTAATTTTATCTCTTTTCAAGAAATGGAGCCTGATATAGTTGAGAATTATTTGAGCGAAATAGACAGGTTACAAAGTACTTACATACTCTTAAGAAACTTGAGGGAAGGAAAGCAGCTTGCGCACGATGATTCACAGGTCGGTGTTAAAAAAGCAATAAAATCAGATGACTATGATAAGTTCTTACCTGATTATGAGTTGCTGGCAACCAATGTGCTGCCTTTTGGCTATCAAACCATAGATGGATTTCACTCAGAGCTACGCCTTTATCGGCGTAAACAACCTAAACTCGGATGA
- a CDS encoding NAD(P)-binding protein: MSSYVVVGAGICGLTAAILLAKRFDKVILVEQAPHCGGLLQTVTDDAGHSYDQGTHIPETTGIKEIDDILFCEQHSQKWQSIDKLRTGNYFAGSWDLNTQTIDARKLPLELYHHGLGEFMDCTDIPKDLDIEAYLTKSLGSTFYQELALPVIRKLYGQDVDPSTLTAKTGVNYFGAGRIIASNQRLTALLKQDAVFDAKLGFHHQAEYESQLRQKGGELPEFYYPTTGQRVQFWTDSLLQKAKELGVEVLTSTSVTKIDHANGKIHGLKLSNDRVIDCGFLFWSVPPVFALKAAELEIKKANVSFRTAHLLHYTFDTQLLNTQSHYIWNWDPAIPFFRATLYQNLSADPLFQVTLEYLSGAQDHHKYGLEEGMKDLLKMGLISPETKLVSSLEQKIDNTFPLPTFEFAQATQNNYDALNNTLDNIVISGRFSGQCWLQGDVLRKAYHDINALIIE; the protein is encoded by the coding sequence ATGTCTTCATATGTCGTTGTTGGTGCTGGGATCTGTGGTTTAACCGCAGCAATCTTGCTTGCTAAAAGGTTCGATAAAGTCATACTTGTCGAGCAAGCTCCCCATTGTGGAGGCTTACTTCAAACCGTGACTGATGACGCTGGACATAGTTATGATCAAGGAACTCATATACCTGAAACTACAGGAATTAAAGAGATTGATGACATATTATTTTGCGAGCAGCATTCGCAAAAATGGCAGTCCATCGATAAGTTGAGAACAGGTAACTATTTCGCCGGCAGTTGGGATCTTAATACTCAAACGATTGATGCAAGAAAACTACCACTAGAGCTATATCACCATGGCCTAGGTGAATTTATGGACTGCACAGATATTCCAAAAGATCTGGATATCGAGGCTTATCTAACCAAGAGTTTAGGAAGCACTTTTTATCAAGAATTGGCACTACCTGTGATAAGAAAATTGTATGGGCAGGATGTCGACCCAAGTACACTGACTGCAAAAACTGGGGTGAATTACTTCGGGGCAGGAAGGATCATCGCAAGCAATCAGCGCTTAACTGCATTGTTAAAACAAGACGCTGTTTTTGATGCCAAGTTGGGTTTTCACCATCAAGCAGAATATGAAAGCCAGCTGAGACAAAAAGGGGGGGAATTACCCGAATTTTATTATCCAACTACTGGCCAAAGAGTGCAGTTTTGGACTGATAGCTTATTGCAAAAAGCAAAAGAGTTAGGGGTTGAAGTGCTCACATCAACATCAGTCACTAAAATAGACCATGCTAATGGGAAGATACACGGACTTAAGCTCAGCAACGACAGGGTGATTGATTGTGGTTTTCTATTTTGGAGTGTACCTCCTGTCTTTGCTTTAAAGGCGGCTGAACTTGAGATAAAAAAGGCGAATGTTAGCTTCAGAACTGCCCATTTACTTCACTATACCTTCGATACACAGTTATTAAATACTCAGTCTCACTATATTTGGAACTGGGATCCGGCTATTCCCTTTTTTAGAGCAACACTTTATCAAAATCTATCAGCCGATCCATTATTTCAAGTAACACTCGAATATTTATCAGGAGCTCAAGATCACCATAAATATGGTTTAGAAGAGGGTATGAAAGATCTGCTCAAAATGGGCTTGATTTCTCCTGAAACAAAGTTAGTCTCAAGCCTAGAGCAAAAGATCGATAACACCTTTCCACTGCCGACATTTGAGTTCGCACAAGCAACACAAAATAATTATGATGCGTTAAATAACACATTAGATAATATTGTTATTTCAGGCCGATTCAGTGGTCAGTGTTGGTTGCAGGGTGATGTGTTGAGAAAAGCATATCATGATATTAATGCGCTCATAATTGAGTAA
- the pseI gene encoding pseudaminic acid synthase, producing MININGRHIGDAQPTYIIAELSANHGGSLEQAKIMIQKAKQAGADAVKIQTYRADTITLNCDKADFRLPSGNAWEAHNTLYALYQEAYTPWEWNKALFEEARRIGITLFSSPFDETAVDLLESLNAPAYKIASPEITDIGLLKYVARTGKPIILSTGIADLADIELAVETLRANGCEALAILKCTTAYPTPYSECNLRTIADIGKRFSCVAGLSDHTLGLASPIAATALGGKIIEKHFILDKTDNSVDAFFSLDEHEFSQMVTEVRNAELALGTISYEISGSANKNKLARRSLYYSQAIKAGEVITNENVKSVRPGFGLHPKHFDAILGLRLKHDVEFGDRVSLLDVDTE from the coding sequence ATGATTAACATAAATGGCAGACATATTGGTGATGCCCAGCCAACTTATATTATTGCAGAGTTATCAGCTAATCATGGTGGCTCCCTTGAGCAAGCTAAAATCATGATCCAAAAAGCTAAGCAGGCAGGGGCAGATGCGGTAAAGATCCAAACCTACCGTGCAGATACTATAACTTTAAATTGCGACAAGGCTGATTTTCGACTGCCGTCCGGCAACGCTTGGGAAGCCCACAACACCTTATATGCGCTCTATCAAGAAGCCTATACGCCATGGGAGTGGAATAAGGCTTTGTTTGAAGAAGCCCGGCGCATAGGAATTACCTTGTTCTCTTCTCCCTTTGATGAAACCGCTGTCGATTTATTGGAATCATTAAATGCGCCAGCATACAAGATAGCTTCTCCCGAAATTACTGACATAGGTCTACTTAAATACGTGGCGCGAACAGGTAAACCCATTATTTTATCGACAGGTATAGCAGATTTAGCCGACATTGAATTAGCCGTAGAAACTTTACGTGCAAATGGCTGTGAAGCGTTGGCCATTCTCAAATGCACCACGGCGTATCCTACGCCTTACTCTGAATGTAATTTACGTACCATTGCTGATATCGGCAAGCGATTTAGCTGTGTGGCTGGATTATCGGATCATACTTTAGGGCTTGCATCACCGATAGCTGCAACCGCATTAGGTGGGAAAATTATTGAGAAACATTTTATTCTGGATAAAACGGATAATTCAGTTGATGCCTTTTTCTCTCTCGATGAACACGAATTTTCACAGATGGTGACTGAGGTTCGCAACGCTGAGCTTGCATTAGGCACTATCAGCTATGAGATTAGCGGTTCTGCAAACAAGAATAAACTAGCAAGACGTTCACTTTACTATTCACAAGCGATTAAAGCGGGTGAAGTGATTACCAATGAAAATGTGAAATCTGTTAGACCAGGTTTTGGCTTACACCCCAAACATTTTGACGCCATTCTGGGCTTAAGGCTAAAGCATGATGTTGAGTTTGGTGATCGCGTCTCTTTACTCGATGTTGACACAGAATAA
- a CDS encoding WbqC family protein, which yields MILSIMQPTYLPWMGYFDLIDIADKFVFLDNVQLERSGWQVRNRIRSSQGELMLRVAIATPKRFDETLIHQTQFVTGHPWRKKHLKSIQMNYQKAPYFAQVYPLLESLYQKDETSLSQFNISVINALCTFMGINTPRMLASELVDIEGIKDARLTSICKHLDADQYLSPLGAMAYIEQESSGGDLGENGIDVFYHQFVHPQYTQVYDGFISHLSIIDALFNLGPQNTVTLIRQFRQAPINYTSLPR from the coding sequence GTGATCTTGAGCATTATGCAACCCACGTATTTGCCTTGGATGGGGTATTTTGACCTCATTGACATTGCGGACAAATTTGTATTTTTGGATAATGTGCAGTTAGAGCGCAGTGGATGGCAAGTGAGAAACCGCATACGTTCATCGCAGGGGGAACTTATGCTCAGGGTCGCTATTGCGACCCCTAAAAGATTCGATGAGACATTAATACATCAGACCCAATTCGTTACTGGTCATCCTTGGCGTAAAAAGCATTTAAAAAGTATTCAAATGAACTACCAAAAGGCACCTTATTTTGCCCAGGTTTACCCCTTGTTAGAGAGCCTTTATCAAAAAGATGAAACCTCTCTCAGTCAATTTAATATTAGTGTCATTAACGCGCTGTGCACTTTTATGGGTATAAACACGCCTAGAATGCTAGCGTCTGAATTAGTCGATATAGAAGGTATTAAAGATGCGCGGCTGACCTCTATATGCAAACACTTAGATGCAGATCAATATTTATCTCCCTTGGGGGCCATGGCCTACATAGAACAAGAGTCTTCAGGTGGGGATTTGGGGGAAAATGGCATCGATGTTTTTTATCATCAGTTTGTACATCCACAATATACACAGGTATATGATGGTTTCATCTCGCACCTTAGCATCATAGACGCCTTATTTAATTTAGGGCCCCAAAACACGGTGACATTAATTCGCCAATTTCGACAAGCACCAATTAATTACACAAGCCTTCCAAGATGA
- a CDS encoding LPP20 family lipoprotein, producing the protein MRLTILLVCVLLSACSSGDRYVQWETEAPSNFPKLTAIGYAPLATQPSDSQAHRVLMAMQASKVVAYRELAEQVYGQKITANSSVSDWLLTDDNVKANVSGLIRGAKVVKSYPSGEHYVTELELDFSLVWALYEQQNRPKKVKDVTYF; encoded by the coding sequence ATGAGATTAACTATTTTGCTTGTCTGCGTTTTATTATCCGCTTGTTCTTCTGGTGACAGGTATGTTCAATGGGAAACTGAAGCCCCATCAAACTTTCCTAAATTGACTGCCATTGGCTATGCGCCACTGGCAACTCAGCCCTCAGATAGTCAAGCTCACAGAGTGCTAATGGCAATGCAAGCATCTAAAGTCGTGGCATATCGTGAATTAGCTGAGCAAGTGTACGGTCAAAAGATCACCGCGAACTCAAGTGTGAGTGATTGGTTGCTAACAGATGATAATGTAAAGGCCAATGTCTCTGGATTAATCCGTGGTGCTAAGGTGGTGAAAAGTTATCCGTCTGGCGAGCATTACGTCACTGAATTGGAGCTAGACTTCTCTCTTGTTTGGGCGTTATACGAACAGCAAAATCGCCCTAAAAAAGTGAAAGATGTTACCTACTTTTAG
- a CDS encoding spore coat polysaccharide biosynthesis protein: MINVLFICNGDQQTGFGHVSRCLNIASELLRLKANLSIQFQGSYGDFASKAISSAGFVHGNHEPLQQLEGVSLVFVDDYHITETRLNSFKQAGCAIAIIDDFDIFCWPSIDLIINFRFLAEKLYRSNGKHLLGLKYFPVKSSLITLRQSRLEQQCHDKNLCNILVFISGTESGDSGKNIVLALDKIVSNSNIYWLTTINHDVELKHNTLKKIDYVNDMYELYKDVDVVFSGGGLSKYEAGFCIIPNAVISQTAMQQQDTDILAQHNLCFDLGITEHMDQDTLQENISYFLSPKVLNAQRNALKTHYDSQSLQSVASRVLALIDERTK, translated from the coding sequence ATGATAAATGTGCTTTTTATTTGCAATGGCGATCAACAAACAGGTTTTGGGCATGTGTCCCGTTGCCTAAACATCGCTAGTGAACTGCTTAGACTAAAGGCAAATTTATCTATCCAATTTCAAGGAAGTTACGGTGATTTCGCAAGTAAGGCCATTAGCTCAGCCGGTTTTGTTCATGGTAATCATGAACCACTGCAACAGCTAGAGGGCGTTTCGTTAGTGTTTGTTGATGATTATCATATTACTGAGACAAGACTCAATAGCTTTAAACAAGCGGGATGTGCCATTGCTATAATCGATGACTTTGATATTTTTTGTTGGCCTAGTATCGATTTAATCATTAACTTTCGATTTTTAGCCGAAAAATTATATCGCAGCAATGGTAAACATCTTCTAGGTTTAAAGTATTTTCCCGTTAAATCATCGTTAATAACACTTAGGCAATCACGTCTCGAACAGCAATGTCATGATAAAAATCTTTGTAATATATTGGTCTTTATCAGTGGAACAGAGAGTGGAGATAGTGGTAAAAATATTGTATTGGCCCTGGATAAAATCGTTAGTAATAGCAACATATACTGGCTTACAACGATAAACCATGATGTTGAGTTGAAGCACAATACATTGAAAAAAATAGACTATGTTAATGATATGTATGAGCTGTATAAAGATGTCGATGTGGTGTTTTCTGGCGGGGGATTATCTAAATATGAAGCGGGTTTTTGCATTATCCCAAATGCAGTTATTTCTCAGACAGCAATGCAGCAGCAAGATACTGACATTTTAGCTCAGCATAACTTATGTTTTGATTTGGGCATTACTGAGCATATGGATCAAGATACCTTACAAGAAAACATTTCGTATTTTTTGTCGCCAAAAGTGTTAAATGCGCAACGTAATGCTCTGAAGACCCATTACGATAGCCAGTCACTTCAATCTGTCGCTTCAAGGGTACTGGCCTTGATAGATGAAAGAACAAAGTAA
- the flgA gene encoding flagellar basal body P-ring formation chaperone FlgA, with protein sequence MKVKIFIALLLSLQTLPVLSSEVTHVPTISALTALAKDAVANKIDAPSNAKVIITPQNIDGRLAPPACSSAVVVELASEREIGRNNTVKLSCHAPSLNYLWQVYISVRVEILYPVVVADNVLSPGALITRDSLNIAFVDQYSLRGQFFTEIEQIIGSRVKRRVAKDAPILSGNLCFVCKGDPVSIFARTENIVIKTSGEALNDGNEGDTIRVKNSISNRELDAQVTGIGEVEVKM encoded by the coding sequence ATGAAAGTAAAAATTTTTATCGCTTTATTATTATCCCTACAAACTTTGCCCGTTTTATCGAGTGAAGTCACCCATGTCCCTACAATATCGGCATTAACAGCATTAGCTAAAGATGCCGTTGCTAATAAAATTGACGCGCCAAGCAACGCTAAGGTGATCATCACCCCCCAAAATATTGATGGTCGCCTCGCTCCACCGGCGTGTTCATCAGCCGTAGTTGTAGAGTTAGCATCAGAGCGAGAGATAGGCCGAAATAACACGGTCAAACTCAGCTGCCATGCGCCAAGCTTAAATTATCTTTGGCAAGTGTATATTTCTGTCAGAGTAGAAATATTGTACCCCGTTGTCGTTGCAGACAATGTGTTATCGCCAGGGGCGTTAATTACTCGTGATAGCCTTAATATAGCTTTCGTTGATCAATACAGCTTACGTGGGCAATTCTTTACTGAGATAGAACAAATTATTGGCAGTAGAGTAAAGCGAAGGGTGGCCAAAGACGCTCCTATTCTCAGTGGTAATTTATGCTTTGTGTGTAAGGGAGATCCGGTTTCTATTTTTGCCCGAACTGAAAATATTGTCATAAAAACCTCAGGAGAAGCACTTAATGATGGCAATGAAGGCGATACTATTAGGGTGAAGAACAGCATTTCGAACAGAGAGTTAGATGCTCAAGTCACAGGGATTGGCGAAGTTGAAGTAAAAATGTAA
- the pseF gene encoding pseudaminic acid cytidylyltransferase: MNVAFIPARGGSKRIPRKNIKLFKGKPIIGYTIEAALQSGCFEQVIVSTDDDEIAAVAESFGAIVPFRRPAEFANDHATTMQVVIHGIDWMLRNGLAPKKMCLMYATAPFITPVLLQESLALLDANPNKHYCFAVTEFAAPIQRGFSVSPAGDIEMFQPEHLTTRSQDLIKAYHDAGQFYWGKTDAFLKNLPVFSAHSVPYLLPQHLVQDIDTLDDWHRAEWLFAMQQKEKI, from the coding sequence ATGAATGTCGCCTTTATTCCTGCCAGAGGCGGCAGTAAACGCATCCCGCGCAAGAACATTAAATTGTTTAAGGGAAAACCTATCATTGGTTACACCATAGAGGCAGCACTGCAAAGTGGTTGCTTTGAACAGGTCATAGTATCCACTGATGATGATGAGATTGCTGCTGTTGCTGAGAGTTTTGGGGCTATAGTACCTTTTCGCCGGCCCGCTGAATTTGCAAACGATCATGCGACAACGATGCAAGTCGTCATTCATGGTATAGATTGGATGCTTAGGAATGGCTTAGCACCGAAAAAAATGTGCTTAATGTACGCCACTGCGCCCTTTATCACTCCGGTCTTGCTACAGGAAAGTTTAGCCTTATTGGATGCCAATCCAAATAAGCATTATTGTTTTGCTGTCACCGAGTTCGCCGCCCCTATCCAACGTGGCTTCAGTGTTTCTCCAGCAGGTGATATTGAAATGTTTCAACCAGAGCATCTGACTACTCGCTCGCAAGATCTTATCAAGGCCTACCATGATGCAGGGCAATTTTATTGGGGTAAAACCGACGCTTTTCTAAAAAACTTGCCTGTATTTTCTGCTCATTCAGTTCCCTATTTATTACCCCAGCATTTGGTGCAGGATATTGATACTCTGGACGATTGGCATAGAGCTGAGTGGTTATTTGCAATGCAACAGAAAGAAAAGATATAA
- a CDS encoding flagella synthesis protein FlgN, translated as MTELLKLLAYQLGILAKLKTLIAEETQALHQRDADLLMNLAKDKLQCLNELQMNDTKLANHSENKLLSTEASLIEKVAQTKALLKECQDNNKQNASLIELNIASLNRFSQALQVSRNATSLTYNDKGKTSTISSLGDGYKA; from the coding sequence ATGACTGAACTTCTCAAACTGCTAGCTTATCAGCTTGGTATTCTTGCTAAGTTAAAAACACTGATAGCCGAGGAAACTCAAGCATTGCACCAACGTGATGCCGATTTACTCATGAACTTGGCGAAAGATAAACTTCAGTGTTTAAACGAATTGCAGATGAATGACACTAAACTGGCAAACCACTCAGAAAATAAATTACTAAGCACTGAAGCAAGCCTAATAGAAAAAGTGGCTCAAACTAAAGCATTACTCAAAGAGTGCCAAGATAATAACAAGCAAAATGCCAGCCTAATTGAGCTCAATATTGCCAGCCTAAATCGTTTCTCTCAAGCGCTACAAGTCAGTCGTAATGCAACAAGCCTAACTTATAATGATAAAGGCAAGACTTCCACTATTTCCAGTCTCGGCGATGGGTACAAAGCTTAA
- a CDS encoding FlgO family outer membrane protein: MQKFTVVTIILFLGACARQPADLSFNNQGHVVNPNNTEPVAKLKLSYDINEAGLSPKGQVNVLAEKLVNELVVHNDALRADQPLLVTTPVMLNSFDNTNDLGLQLQQGMIAAFHAHEFNLVDMNVAESLRSTQQGEFILSRDWQHLPSDLPVSHVVVSSMSFTPEGLVVNARVVDVSNNRVVSAAQSFASNVTLSGYLVPSNKIISRDGVLYRHETEGKESLGVRK; this comes from the coding sequence ATGCAAAAATTTACCGTGGTAACCATCATCTTGTTTTTAGGAGCCTGCGCGCGCCAACCGGCAGATCTCTCATTTAACAATCAGGGCCATGTTGTGAATCCAAACAATACAGAGCCGGTTGCCAAATTGAAGCTTTCCTATGACATCAATGAAGCTGGGTTGTCACCTAAGGGGCAAGTCAATGTGCTTGCTGAGAAGTTAGTGAATGAGCTTGTGGTACATAATGATGCGCTCAGAGCGGATCAGCCCCTACTTGTGACTACACCTGTGATGCTTAATAGTTTCGATAATACTAATGATCTTGGATTGCAATTACAGCAAGGCATGATTGCAGCATTTCATGCCCATGAATTTAACCTGGTGGATATGAATGTGGCTGAATCACTAAGATCCACTCAGCAAGGAGAATTTATATTGAGCCGGGACTGGCAACACCTACCTTCAGACTTACCAGTGTCACATGTGGTGGTATCGAGCATGAGTTTTACGCCAGAAGGATTAGTGGTGAATGCCAGAGTTGTGGATGTGAGTAATAATCGCGTCGTTTCAGCGGCGCAATCTTTTGCGTCGAATGTGACACTGTCTGGGTATTTGGTGCCATCGAATAAAATTATCTCCCGCGATGGCGTGCTCTATCGTCATGAAACAGAAGGTAAAGAAAGCTTAGGGGTGAGGAAATAA
- a CDS encoding flagellar assembly protein FlgT translates to MKAQEFNFSQRKLKPLKRHITLALVSLCSLIFITQAYSEQIEVTGKARIVNDDFDKAREDAISQALNYASLKAGVNFNSEQKIEQGRLTQDSFSMQRMGVADNIVLVSESVRNNILTVVLALELSDQETNAQCQKQTLKAAIILPQALIADRSQLRYGQLAKFEQAVSQKLGNVINAQSNYSFMRIHANEKLDQANTLSNFKGYRIPTWLGEITDSQYLLQPEILDISLQEGRSSYLGFVSEPAIRQFSFKLTLYHGISGEIVWSKSFSDTAPWEFELQETVSPSSQHFWDSAYGQSMIQLFQESSLSLDEELSCRPLLGQIIARQGERIIINLGRKNGVQTGDKFQIILQQNIPDRLNNMRTIATQSQTSITIDQVSEDTATAAIVGMGAADNIQLQDIALKL, encoded by the coding sequence ATGAAAGCACAGGAATTCAACTTTTCTCAACGCAAACTTAAGCCACTTAAGCGTCATATTACTCTTGCCTTAGTCAGCCTTTGTAGTTTGATATTTATCACTCAAGCTTATAGCGAGCAAATTGAGGTCACTGGCAAAGCCCGTATTGTAAATGATGATTTTGACAAGGCTCGGGAAGATGCCATAAGTCAGGCCTTAAATTACGCTAGCTTAAAAGCAGGGGTTAATTTCAACAGCGAGCAAAAAATAGAACAAGGCAGATTGACTCAGGATTCTTTCTCTATGCAAAGAATGGGCGTAGCCGATAACATCGTCTTGGTCAGTGAGTCAGTCAGAAATAATATTCTTACTGTAGTGCTAGCCCTTGAGCTTTCAGATCAAGAAACCAATGCCCAGTGTCAAAAGCAAACCTTAAAAGCCGCCATCATCTTGCCACAGGCATTAATCGCCGACAGATCTCAACTTAGGTATGGTCAGCTCGCGAAATTTGAGCAAGCTGTATCTCAAAAATTAGGCAATGTTATCAATGCTCAATCAAATTATAGCTTTATGCGAATTCACGCCAATGAGAAACTCGACCAAGCTAATACTTTATCGAATTTTAAAGGCTACCGGATCCCGACATGGTTGGGTGAAATCACCGACAGTCAGTACTTACTCCAACCTGAGATTTTAGATATTTCATTGCAAGAAGGCCGTAGTTCCTATTTAGGCTTTGTGTCTGAACCCGCCATTAGGCAATTCAGCTTTAAACTTACCTTGTACCATGGGATCAGTGGCGAAATCGTCTGGAGTAAATCCTTTTCAGACACTGCTCCGTGGGAATTTGAGCTTCAGGAAACGGTTTCCCCTAGTAGTCAGCATTTCTGGGATTCCGCTTATGGACAAAGCATGATCCAACTTTTTCAAGAAAGTAGCCTGTCACTGGATGAGGAGCTAAGTTGCCGCCCGCTACTGGGGCAGATCATCGCTCGCCAAGGAGAAAGGATTATTATTAACCTTGGCCGCAAAAATGGTGTGCAAACCGGTGATAAATTTCAAATTATCCTGCAGCAGAACATCCCTGACAGGCTCAACAACATGAGAACCATAGCAACCCAGAGCCAAACCAGTATCACTATTGATCAAGTGTCGGAAGACACAGCCACTGCGGCCATAGTTGGCATGGGCGCTGCTGATAATATTCAGCTACAAGATATTGCCCTTAAACTATAG
- a CDS encoding class I SAM-dependent methyltransferase: MMIKDLKAHYQLLYAQSGDSPAAVQYPTHDSQVVRFSILSHGIDKTCNIIDLGCGLADMLPYLRQNGFTGKYLGCDFVPEFIELAKGKYGEDLNAKFMEFNILQDEIPTGYDYVLISGIFNNKIKNNQEFIELALKESMAKVNIGVVFNALSDYVQYQDETLFYISPLSLFDYCKRNITPYVTLKHDYLTKPGGFPYEFTMSLRHKEAS, encoded by the coding sequence ATGATGATTAAGGATCTAAAGGCGCACTATCAATTACTTTATGCTCAGTCGGGTGATTCTCCGGCTGCCGTGCAATATCCAACCCATGACTCACAAGTCGTCAGGTTTTCAATATTAAGTCACGGCATAGATAAGACCTGCAATATCATTGATTTAGGATGCGGTTTGGCTGACATGCTGCCTTACTTAAGACAAAATGGATTCACTGGTAAGTATTTAGGCTGTGATTTTGTCCCTGAGTTTATTGAACTTGCTAAAGGAAAGTATGGCGAAGATCTCAACGCGAAATTCATGGAATTCAATATCTTACAAGATGAGATACCCACTGGATATGACTATGTGCTCATAAGTGGAATATTCAATAATAAGATAAAAAATAATCAAGAGTTTATTGAACTTGCGCTCAAAGAGTCCATGGCTAAAGTTAATATCGGTGTGGTGTTTAATGCCCTATCTGACTATGTTCAATATCAGGATGAAACACTCTTTTACATCAGCCCTTTATCATTGTTTGATTATTGCAAACGCAACATCACGCCATACGTGACCCTTAAACACGATTATTTGACTAAGCCAGGCGGTTTTCCCTATGAATTTACTATGTCGTTAAGGCATAAGGAAGCGTCGTGA